TTATTCTGCTTCACAAATATGAGGGTAGATGGTAATTTAGGCAGTGAAAAGATCACAAATTATTTCAAGAAGTGaaaggatgatgatgatgccaAAGTTGAATCTATTAACAGCATAACCAAAGTGACATTATTTTACAAACAAATTATCAGTAGTGTAACGTATATAACAAGAAATCTTTTGCAGCATAAAACCTAATCTTCCCAACGAATGATTGTCCATAAATTGATATGCAGAATACAGAGCCTAAGATATTATCTGGGTTTTGTTGTACTGTCTTAAGTTTTTATTCTAACTATTCTCCCCACCTCTTCATTTCCTCATTTCCtcacttctctcttctctttctcatcCTCCATGTCCCATCTTTCtgtttgctttattttatttcatttttcaacgAGAAAAGTGTAATAAAAGCAAGCCGTAAGTCATGTCACCTTGGAAAGTGGTTGGTTTAAAACCTCTTAAGAATGGTAAGACCCTGTTGGCATAATTCCAAGAAACAATGTTGTGCTGTCCACTTGAAAATAACTGCGACCTCAGCTCATAAATTTATATGGAAGTAGCTCTCATGTTGTGGTTGATCACATCAACATCCTCTTTATCAACTCTTTCAAGCAGCTCATTGCTTTCAAAGAAACTAGGCTGGTTCGTCGATGCAAGAAGTCTAGCCCACATCCGATCTGTCAAGTTCACTGTGTTTTGCGTCTCTGTAACACGCTGCAATATGCCATTCATAACTATACAAGTTCTATCTTTTGGTGAATCAGAATCATACACCTCCAACTTTATCAATACAGAAGATCCACAACAATACACTACTAGCACATAGATTAAGAGTAGCCTCAAGATTTATTAAATTTCAACAGGCTTCAGAATTCAGATGCATTGGAGATGGGCTGTAGTCGTGTCcttgagttttattttatttgttttagacTTATAAGTTGTACCCTTTAACATTTTATAGTTTGGCCTCAGTCCAAATAATCGTAGTCTGTCCGTTTCCATTTAAGAGTATTGATTGGTTAGTTTATCTATGTACTTCTCTCCTTTCTATAGAAGGAAAGGTTTATGTCAAACGTTTTTCTAGTTATTTTCATGATTGTTACTGTAAATTCAAGCTGGATCTAGTTCTTATCTAAAGCTTCTATCCCCTCTTAAAAGTTCCACTCAGAaatcaaataaagaaaatgagaggaaTTTAGTAAAATGTCCATAAACCAGAGCAAAAAACACCCAATAACAACAATAGGAGCAGGGAAAGTGCTTACAGAAATTGGAATATAAGCATGTCTACTGTTTACAGGCCCAACTGTGAAACCACTGAATCCTGCCATGGCCCCATGAACAGCACTCTGAGCAAGAAGAGTGCAGTATATATTGTCTGATGCATTACTTGGGATCGCACGAATCATATATGTTGGATCTGTTggataaaaagataaataatttattttattgagatgTAGCCCAGAAACTTTCTACAATAATCGTTTGGGAATGATAAGATCTTGACTGCTTAGCACATCGACTTTAGACTTTATGcaagcaaagaaaagaaaccttaataaaaatgtaaaagaagcaaaaagaaGTGGATGAAAGTTACTTTGGATCTTGAACCTTTCATTGCTGCTATAATGTTCTCTACAAAGAAGATTCAGTTACAGAAAGGGAGAAAAGTCCCCTCTGAACTTTAGCTAGAATATAAGTTTGGCTTGGCTCTTGAGGGTAACATTAATAGAGACAAAACTCTCCATGATCAGCAACAAAATTCTATACACTATATCAAAATGTACCTATATATTTCGTATTTATTGCCATCTTCTGAACTTTTGTAAAATGATCCTGTGAcatgaaaatataaacaaagagCTGAATCAATATTATTTGgataacaaaagaagaaaccatagcagaaccaaaaaaaaaaaaaaactcggAGTCCATAAAATGAAAGGGAAGTGTCTCAAAACTACTCAAAATATTATTGACAGTTTGTGCGACACCTTAATCTTTTCAGTCAGCCATAGGCCAACATCTAGGAGTAGCTTATTTCCTGATGCATCTTTACCATCAACCACTTGCATTTCCTGTGCAACATATTCCTGCCCTGCTCCTTCTGCTAACACAATAACCACATGTCCATTTTCTTTAAGCCGCTcttcaacaaattcaaaaagcCCACCCCGACCTTCCAAATAGAATGGAGATTCTGGAACCAAGCAACAATCCTGTTACATCCAAAAGCCAATTAAGAGATCTCACCGCAGTTAAGTTACTACTTTTTATTACTTTAGAGCAACATTTCACTTTATGGAGGACAGAAGTTAAATATCATTGAAAGTGGTGCTAGTCCGAATCAAAACCAATATGTTTCCAGATCACTGTATAGTTTCTAGACCAGGACAATGCGCACACCCTTGATTGCCAAATAGAACAAAGGCTAGATGAACACGGCTTCAAATTCACTAATTTGAATTGCTGCATCATTTGCAAATGCACATACAAAGTTATGATTTCcaaaactaatttatttttcaatcctTTTCATAGTCCTTGTAATTGTGCAAACCAATCTACTTATtgattacaaaaaaataataatctatTTAATTGGGGTATGAAAGTGGTTGAAAAGGTCATAAACTTTTCCAAATTCTAAGCATAGAACATATTCTTCTTTAGGAACTGCTAAAGcttctaaattttttggttCTCTAGTTTCCTAAACAATCTCCAAGACACTTGAGTTGTGCCATAGCATAAATCTCTATTTCTCATTCCCTAAAAGGAAGACTGGCACGGGGGTTGAACTGATAAAGCTTCTAGAAATTTTCAGTTCTATAGTTTCCTGCAAAGTCTTCAAGAAATATGAGTTATATCAcagaaatatgaaaattagaaaatttctctaatttttccctgaaagaaaagaaagacgCTGAATTTCCACAGCCCAGTAATTCATTTCACCCATACCTTTATTACTATCAAATAGAAACATCAGGATATCTTTGATTGAacaacatttttatttatttaaaaaagataaagatttGAAGGAGAAGCACGCACATAAAAGCAAGGTCAGCCAAGCAGTTCAAAAGAAAGGGTAGTAGAATCCGCATTCCATAAGACACATAACAGCTTAACATAAACATTATATATACTTTTCCGATAATTTCTAGAACATCTGCATACATGATATGTATGATATGATATTTTCAACTATCCTATGTTTTCTTCCGCAAATCATTAAGATCATAAGTAGGTTGACGTTCTAGGGAGAGGGGCTAAGATTCTTACCACATCTCGACTTGCCAAAGTTGCGTATAAAGCAATGAAACCtacagaagaaaaacatatcAAGTACAGGAAGAAAGAGACCTTACAAATACATGTTCACCGTTCATCATTTGACATAAGATGACAAGCAAAAGGTGAAAAATGAAAGTGTGTTATCCATTCCATTATATGGTTCAACGCACATACCACTGTATCTGCCCATGAGTTTGACAATTCCAACTCCATTTTCCACACTTTCAACCTCCACATGTGCAGCATTAATAGCTCTCTGAGCTTCTTCAACAGCAGTATCAAAACCAAAGGATTTGTCTATCACCTAAAGccaaattccaaaaataataCCAGTATGATTTTGGGGCAACTTTATGAATGTTGACTAACATTGAACAGCATGTCATAGACTAAATATAGTTCTTCAATATACGTGAGGAAGAAATATGTTGTCAGTTAAAATTTATAGTAGTCATATTGAGATCATGAACTAGCCAAATTCTTTAAAATGGCATCAAAATTTCATTGCATAATGCGGAAGTAACAGCATAGTAATACTAAATATTGCAAATCCATCAGGGATGATAGAACTTACAGCAATATCATTATCAATTGTCTTAGGGATCCCAGCAACTGCCACTTGAAGACCACGTTTCTCAACTTCCTTGACAAAATATGCTAATGTCACAACATGCTATGCCAAGGAAATGGATTCATCTTAGGGAGATAATGTTCACCTTGTAAATTAGAGCTGCTCCTTTTTGGGTGCCATCACCTCCAATTATGTACACCTAAAATTCATGTTAACGACTTCCTCTCATtaacttcatttttttcatttgggtTTTCCATAGTGTATTAATAAGTTAAAGCAGCCCAAATATGTAGGAAACGAGAGCATATAATATTTCCACCTGATTTATTCCTCGGTCCTGTATGTTATCAACTATCTTGTTTGTATCATGACCTCCTCGTGAAGTTCGAAGAAAGGTCCCACCACGCTTGTGGATATCATTGACAACTTTTGGTGTCAACCTCAATGTATTTTTAGAATAAAAGCCTCTATATCCTCCCTACAAGTTTTCAACAGCGGCAACGCAAGGGGATGCTTACATTTCTTGAGTTGGTCAGGCAATATATGGTAAAGAATATAGTAATGAACTATTAATAGCCTTTGACTAAAAGAGTTTTACAGAGTTAGCAACAGTGTAAAATGTACTAACCTCAATTCCAAGTATATCTTCCACACCATACATGTAGTTCAAGCCACATACAATTTCTCGAATCACAGTATTGATCCCTGGGCATAAACCCCCACATGTCACTATGCAAGCACGCACTTCATCTGACTTGAAATAAACCTAACATTAGAAAAGATAATGTTATTAGAGTTTCATTTTCGCCAAGCATATCATATATAGGTGGTGATTTAGACGAAAATGTACCTTTTCCCGAGGTCCTGCACGTCGAAAATGTACCCCTCTGGGATCATCCTTTTGAACAACAACCTAGAGCCATTGCATGATGCAGTTATTTAaaagcaacaaaataaaaagtaagaCAAATTCAACAAATTCAAAGTTTGGCAGTtaactttcttctctcttttttggaAGCGTGGAAAGGGATCACTCACTTTCTGCGCAACCACATCGTCAGTGCTTACAAAAGTTTGCCTAGCAACATAAACCCATTATTTACATATGACCCAAAAATAAAGCTTTCAAGGGAAAAATAACATGAATTTAGACAAACGTACTTGACAACAGCATAAGCTTGGCTCTGTTTCAATGGATTTGGATACGACtgaaagaaaggagaaaactttgactttaaaataaaaaaaacataaattgcGTAGACTTTTTCTTGAGCGCACATTCAACCGGTGCTTAATTACTGTTTAGCTTACCGGTAAATTAGAGAGAAAATCAGTCAAGTGAGGAACGTCTTCGATGACAAAACCGTCGTCCTTAGCTGGTTGTTGATTCGAACTTTGACATCGGATTGGCTGGGTTTGGCGCGAACGGAACGGAACTCCGAGGAAGCATCTGGATTTGAAACTCGGATGCCGGAGGTTTTGAAGTGACGGGAAAGATTGAGATCTGGAGCCAAGCGATGAACGGGAAGGCGAAGGTAGCAAATGAGACGACGTGGAAAGCGGAGACGAAATGGCCGATTCCATTGGAATTTCAAAGCTTTTCGCAAATTTTGCAGAGGACGAGAGAGATGAGAAGGCAaatgaaatgttgaagaaagcGTGCCAATAGCGAACTATGGGAGGTGCCGCGTTTTGATTCTCCGTTGCGTAGTGGCGGTAACGGCCAAACGGTAATAATTGAGATGCTCGTTTAAGGGTGCAATTCAACTACAAACGGACACTTGTCAGGTCAAAGGACGAGGTCAAGCAGCTCTTTTTGAacccattttttcttttgaccaataattaaatttcttttctcctccagaaaattataataagaTACCATTCCCTCCTCAGAactctgaaaattttgtggttcttccatattttatttaaatgtcaACGTCGAGGTTTTTAAAAACAAGACAGTACAGATTTCGAATGTGACGCTTgcattttataataatatacagtGGAAACACATTTTACATTTTGTGCAAGGCATTTTCAGTTATTGAGATTGAGATGAAAGATTGCCTTCAACTGCATGCTGCAAACCCAGCAATAAAATTCGGATACAGTTGCTTTTTGGCTGGCAATTTTTCAGATACAATTTAATGGTGTGCACAGATCGTGGAATTCTCAGCactcagcagcagcagcattaCTCATTGTAGCATCCATCACTGAAATTACCGCAGAGTCGGGCCCAAGTTGCATCGACAATTCATCTCGTGGTCATTAGGTTCTATTTGAGGAAACGATCAATCATATGACGTATGACATCTTCACCTTCTATATGTACGCTTTGATCTTTGACCTGTAAGATGTTCAGCGTGTGAATTTGTTACTATAGCGCATTCAAGCGTAAGGTCTGTGTGTGGCGCTTGGGCGTCAGCGTGTGTCTCTATataagagagggagagagcaagagagataTACCTGAATGACACTATG
Above is a window of Prunus persica cultivar Lovell chromosome G2, Prunus_persica_NCBIv2, whole genome shotgun sequence DNA encoding:
- the LOC18786114 gene encoding ATP-dependent 6-phosphofructokinase 4, chloroplastic isoform X2 translates to MESAISSPLSTSSHLLPSPSRSSLGSRSQSFPSLQNLRHPSFKSRCFLGVPFRSRQTQPIRCQSSNQQPAKDDGFVIEDVPHLTDFLSNLPSYPNPLKQSQAYAVVKQTFVSTDDVVAQKVVVQKDDPRGVHFRRAGPREKVYFKSDEVRACIVTCGGLCPGINTVIREIVCGLNYMYGVEDILGIEGGYRGFYSKNTLRLTPKVVNDIHKRGGTFLRTSRGGHDTNKIVDNIQDRGINQVYIIGGDGTQKGAALIYKEVEKRGLQVAVAGIPKTIDNDIAVIDKSFGFDTAVEEAQRAINAAHVEVESVENGVGIVKLMGRYSGFIALYATLASRDVDCCLVPESPFYLEGRGGLFEFVEERLKENGHVVIVLAEGAGQEYVAQEMQVVDGKDASGNKLLLDVGLWLTEKIKDHFTKVQKMAINTKYIDPTYMIRAIPSNASDNIYCTLLAQSAVHGAMAGFSGFTVGPVNSRHAYIPISRVTETQNTVNLTDRMWARLLASTNQPSFFESNELLERVDKEDVDVINHNMRATSI
- the LOC18786114 gene encoding ATP-dependent 6-phosphofructokinase 4, chloroplastic isoform X1, which produces MESAISSPLSTSSHLLPSPSRSSLGSRSQSFPSLQNLRHPSFKSRCFLGVPFRSRQTQPIRCQSSNQQPAKDDGFVIEDVPHLTDFLSNLPSYPNPLKQSQAYAVVKQTFVSTDDVVAQKVSDPFPRFQKREKKVVVQKDDPRGVHFRRAGPREKVYFKSDEVRACIVTCGGLCPGINTVIREIVCGLNYMYGVEDILGIEGGYRGFYSKNTLRLTPKVVNDIHKRGGTFLRTSRGGHDTNKIVDNIQDRGINQVYIIGGDGTQKGAALIYKEVEKRGLQVAVAGIPKTIDNDIAVIDKSFGFDTAVEEAQRAINAAHVEVESVENGVGIVKLMGRYSGFIALYATLASRDVDCCLVPESPFYLEGRGGLFEFVEERLKENGHVVIVLAEGAGQEYVAQEMQVVDGKDASGNKLLLDVGLWLTEKIKDHFTKVQKMAINTKYIDPTYMIRAIPSNASDNIYCTLLAQSAVHGAMAGFSGFTVGPVNSRHAYIPISRVTETQNTVNLTDRMWARLLASTNQPSFFESNELLERVDKEDVDVINHNMRATSI